Proteins encoded together in one Clostridium felsineum DSM 794 window:
- a CDS encoding G1 family glutamic endopeptidase — MINKHFKVIMSSIIFAMLASSTTFAKQIINSTNGPSLKNKGPVIFNTKKLKTNPIITTKQYTKTYPNTKNTPPSTFNPLTATDTELDKYGFPSRPTDKKQLAQWENAMRHAKKHVSLKIKNSNTTHGTSQSPNWTGYVCQGSSNNNTKFYQSCTEFFIPQYNGSTNDDPAIWTGIGGYNGSYSIVQAGADLNATGSPYSGTTYGGTTQYEFWIEDFPENVSYASGIPIKPGDEVFVNVKYSPTTHQSTAYFENDTTSQYGSVNFDGTYYDGSSADFVCEATGSQYHGNWPSINFVGNMAYYNYNESTGKGDSSYLPLLNYDTINLQSGNYTEAVPSSITSKLGGFMINTY, encoded by the coding sequence TTGATAAACAAACATTTTAAAGTAATTATGTCTTCAATCATATTTGCTATGTTGGCATCATCAACAACTTTTGCCAAGCAAATAATAAATTCTACAAATGGTCCAAGCCTAAAAAATAAAGGTCCTGTTATTTTTAATACAAAAAAGCTTAAAACAAATCCAATAATAACTACTAAACAATATACTAAAACCTACCCTAATACAAAAAATACACCACCTAGCACATTTAACCCTTTAACAGCTACTGATACTGAATTAGATAAATATGGCTTTCCTTCAAGACCTACAGATAAAAAACAATTAGCTCAGTGGGAAAATGCTATGCGTCATGCTAAAAAACACGTTTCACTAAAAATTAAGAATTCAAATACAACTCATGGAACATCTCAAAGCCCTAATTGGACTGGATACGTGTGCCAAGGTTCAAGTAATAATAATACTAAATTTTATCAATCTTGTACTGAGTTTTTTATACCTCAATACAATGGCAGTACCAATGATGACCCAGCAATTTGGACAGGTATAGGTGGCTATAATGGTAGCTATTCTATTGTACAAGCGGGGGCTGATTTAAATGCTACAGGAAGTCCTTATTCTGGTACTACATATGGTGGAACTACACAATATGAATTTTGGATTGAGGATTTTCCAGAAAATGTATCATATGCATCAGGTATTCCAATAAAACCAGGAGATGAGGTATTTGTAAATGTAAAATATTCTCCAACCACCCATCAATCAACTGCTTACTTTGAAAATGATACAACATCACAATATGGAAGTGTAAATTTTGACGGTACATATTATGATGGTTCAAGCGCAGACTTCGTATGTGAAGCTACTGGCTCTCAATATCATGGTAATTGGCCAAGCATAAACTTTGTAGGAAATATGGCATATTATAATTATAATGAATCAACTGGAAAAGGTGATAGTTCTTATCTACCATTACTTAATTACGATACAATAAATTTACAATCAGGCAATTATACAGAAGCTGTCCCATCCAGTATTACCAGCAAACTTGGTGGATTTATGATAAATACTTATTAA
- a CDS encoding sodium:calcium antiporter, which translates to MILTILIMLFSALLIYFSCEFFVNGIEWVGKAFKISQSAVGSVLAAFGTALPESIVTFIAVVFGTNLKQKDIGIGAALGGPLVLSTIAYAVVGIGIFVFCNKRKFGECIKCDGKKLARDQAWFMWIFVFKIALGLIAFTVKPLLGILFLIAYGIYFYREMSADNNEIAEDLEPLKISPKNVQPKKLLILTQTIGALILIFIGSQLFVNNLGTLSISLGMAPHMVSLLLSPVATELPETLNAIIWVRQGKEKLALSNISGSMMIQATVPSSLGIMFTPWLLDKYLIISAIVTFVAIFSLWVCLKRNRLSDKRLAFNGIFYIVFIIAIIGEKALI; encoded by the coding sequence ATGATATTAACAATTTTAATTATGCTGTTTTCAGCGCTTTTGATTTACTTTAGCTGTGAATTCTTTGTAAACGGGATTGAATGGGTGGGTAAAGCTTTTAAAATTTCTCAAAGTGCTGTAGGTTCAGTTTTAGCTGCCTTTGGTACAGCACTTCCTGAAAGTATTGTAACCTTTATAGCTGTAGTCTTTGGAACTAACTTAAAGCAGAAGGACATAGGTATAGGTGCTGCATTAGGCGGACCACTTGTATTAAGTACAATTGCATATGCTGTTGTTGGTATAGGAATATTTGTCTTTTGCAATAAAAGAAAATTTGGTGAGTGTATTAAGTGTGATGGTAAAAAGTTAGCAAGGGATCAAGCTTGGTTTATGTGGATTTTTGTATTTAAAATTGCACTAGGACTTATAGCTTTTACGGTAAAGCCGTTGCTTGGAATCTTATTTTTAATAGCCTATGGTATTTATTTCTATAGGGAAATGAGTGCTGATAATAATGAAATTGCTGAGGATTTGGAGCCATTAAAAATTAGTCCTAAAAATGTACAACCTAAGAAGTTATTGATTTTAACTCAAACAATAGGGGCACTTATTCTTATTTTTATAGGCTCTCAACTGTTTGTAAATAATTTAGGTACACTTAGTATTTCACTTGGAATGGCCCCTCATATGGTTTCTCTATTATTGAGTCCCGTAGCAACAGAATTACCGGAAACCTTAAATGCAATTATATGGGTAAGGCAAGGAAAAGAGAAGTTGGCTCTTTCTAACATTAGTGGTTCTATGATGATACAGGCTACTGTTCCCAGTTCTTTAGGAATTATGTTTACACCTTGGTTGCTTGATAAATACCTTATTATTTCAGCTATTGTAACCTTTGTAGCAATTTTTTCATTATGGGTATGTTTAAAAAGAAACCGTTTATCGGATAAAAGATTAGCCTTTAATGGCATATTCTATATTGTTTTTATTATAGCAATAATCGGTGAAAAGGCTTTAATATAG
- the larA gene encoding nickel-dependent lactate racemase, translating to MDKKMKYGDLKLEIDVDEKNVIGVIKSNKFGTTKSEEEVIKDAIENPIDSARLKELVHEGETVCIVVPDVTRAWQRTDKYLPKLVEEINAGGVKDEDIIFLSATGTHRSQTEEEHEKILGKELSKRFKIIDHDCLDKNNLVYLGKTTYGTPVSINKIALDCDHIVITGGIVYHFLVGFSGGKKTILPGIASYESVMANHAMSLSKNFGGGTYETVRCGNIENNPIHIDMLEAASFVKPDFMFNVVVDKDGAIVGAVAGNYISAHAKGRKMIDEKDGVNISRKSDITIASAGGYPKDINLYQSIKIMINAREATKDNGTIVILAECRDGLGGDAEMQSMFLNFDTSEERERDLREKYSISKYAGYYFCEGADKFNVILVSSLDHKLVKRTNIKLVKTIEEALELVYKTNSKDATITLMPEAANTLPKLI from the coding sequence ATGGACAAAAAAATGAAGTATGGAGATTTAAAATTAGAAATTGATGTAGATGAAAAAAACGTAATAGGGGTAATAAAAAGTAACAAATTTGGAACTACAAAATCTGAAGAAGAAGTTATTAAAGATGCTATAGAAAATCCTATAGATAGTGCTAGATTGAAGGAATTAGTACATGAGGGTGAGACTGTTTGTATAGTTGTACCAGATGTGACAAGGGCATGGCAGAGAACAGATAAGTATCTTCCGAAACTTGTAGAAGAAATAAATGCTGGTGGTGTCAAAGATGAGGATATAATATTTCTATCAGCTACAGGTACTCATAGAAGCCAAACAGAAGAAGAGCATGAAAAGATTTTGGGAAAAGAGCTTTCAAAAAGGTTCAAAATAATTGATCATGATTGTCTTGATAAAAATAACTTAGTATATTTGGGAAAAACCACTTATGGTACACCTGTTTCAATAAATAAAATAGCATTAGATTGTGATCATATAGTTATAACTGGAGGAATAGTATATCATTTTTTAGTAGGCTTTAGCGGAGGAAAGAAGACCATACTTCCAGGAATAGCTTCATATGAATCAGTAATGGCAAATCACGCTATGTCCTTAAGCAAAAATTTTGGTGGTGGAACTTATGAAACCGTACGCTGTGGAAATATAGAGAATAATCCAATACATATAGATATGTTAGAGGCAGCAAGCTTTGTAAAACCTGATTTTATGTTTAATGTAGTGGTAGACAAGGATGGTGCTATTGTAGGTGCAGTAGCTGGAAATTACATATCTGCACATGCTAAGGGAAGAAAAATGATAGATGAAAAGGATGGAGTTAATATATCTAGAAAATCTGATATTACTATTGCGTCAGCTGGAGGCTATCCAAAAGATATTAACTTATACCAATCTATAAAAATAATGATAAATGCCAGAGAAGCTACTAAAGACAATGGAACAATTGTAATTTTAGCTGAATGTAGAGATGGACTTGGTGGAGACGCTGAGATGCAGTCTATGTTTTTAAACTTTGATACTTCAGAGGAAAGGGAAAGAGATCTTAGAGAAAAGTATAGTATTTCTAAGTATGCTGGCTATTATTTTTGTGAAGGTGCAGATAAATTTAATGTAATTTTAGTTTCTTCTTTAGACCATAAATTAGTTAAAAGAACAAATATAAAGCTTGTTAAAACCATAGAGGAGGCGTTAGAGTTAGTTTATAAAACAAATTCCAAGGATGCTACAATTACCCTTATGCCTGAGGCAGCTAATACGCTTCCTAAACTAATTTGA